In Priestia megaterium NBRC 15308 = ATCC 14581, the following proteins share a genomic window:
- a CDS encoding M42 family metallopeptidase — translation MTETVQLIKKLVSIPSPSGNTEKIISFVEDYVKELNIQTYRNRKGGLVATIPGKDTDHHRMLTAHVDTLGAMVKEIKPSGRLKIDLIGGFRYNSIEGEYCEIETSSGEVFTGTILMHQTSVHVYKDAGKAERNQENIEIRLDEKVHSAEDVRSLGIEVGDFVSFDPRVEITKSGFIKSRHLDDKASVALLLQLMKTIQEEQIELPYTTHFLISNNEEIGYGGNSNITPQTVEYLAVDMGAMGDGQSTDEYTVSICVKDSSGPYHYGLRKHLVELAKQHDIQYKLDIYPFYGSDASAAIRAGHDIVHGLIGPGIDSSHAFERTHQDSLNHTYKLLYHYVQSNMVLF, via the coding sequence CATTTGTCGAAGACTATGTAAAAGAGCTAAATATTCAAACGTATCGCAATCGAAAAGGAGGCTTAGTCGCTACTATTCCCGGTAAAGATACAGATCACCACCGCATGCTGACGGCTCATGTCGATACATTAGGTGCTATGGTAAAAGAAATCAAACCGAGTGGACGTCTGAAAATCGACTTGATTGGAGGGTTTCGTTACAATTCTATTGAAGGAGAATATTGTGAAATTGAAACTTCATCAGGAGAAGTATTTACAGGAACCATCCTTATGCATCAAACATCTGTTCATGTGTATAAAGATGCAGGGAAAGCTGAGCGAAATCAAGAAAATATAGAAATTCGATTGGATGAAAAAGTACATAGCGCAGAAGATGTTCGCAGCCTTGGAATTGAAGTCGGCGACTTTGTTTCGTTTGATCCTCGTGTAGAAATAACAAAAAGCGGTTTTATTAAATCTCGTCATCTCGATGATAAAGCAAGCGTAGCTTTATTGCTTCAGCTCATGAAAACAATTCAAGAAGAACAGATCGAACTGCCATACACTACGCATTTTCTCATTTCAAATAACGAAGAAATTGGATACGGAGGAAATTCGAACATTACACCTCAAACAGTAGAATACTTAGCGGTTGATATGGGTGCTATGGGAGATGGACAATCTACCGATGAATACACCGTGTCTATTTGTGTAAAAGATTCAAGCGGCCCATATCATTACGGTTTGAGAAAGCATTTGGTGGAGCTAGCTAAGCAGCATGATATTCAGTACAAATTAGATATTTATCCGTTTTACGGGTCAGATGCTTCTGCTGCTATTCGTGCTGGACATGATATCGTACACGGCTTAATTGGTCCAGGAATTGATTCTTCTCATGCGTTTGAGAGAACGCATCAAGATTCATTAAACCATACGTATAAGCTTCTTTATCACTATGTGCAGTCGAACATGGTTCTGTTTTAA